In Lolium rigidum isolate FL_2022 chromosome 7, APGP_CSIRO_Lrig_0.1, whole genome shotgun sequence, the DNA window TGGCCGCGGTGGGCGACGCGGTGGCCGTCGTGGAGGCCGCCCGGAGGAGGAGGCGTGGGTTCCCGTCACCAAGCTCGGGCGCCTCGTGAAGGAAGGGAGGTTCCAGAAGATGGAAGAGATCTACCTCCACTCGCTCCCCGTCAAGGAGCACCAGATCGTGGATACCCTCTGCCCAGGGCTCAAGGACGAGGTGATGAAGATCACGCCTGTGCAGAAGCAGACGCGGGCCGGACAGCGCACGCGCTTCAAGgccttcgtcgtcgtcggcgacagCAACGGCCACGTCGGTCTCGGGGTCAAGTGCGCCAAGGAGGTGGCCACGGCTATACGCGGCGCCATCATCCTCGCCAAGCTGTCCGTGGTGCCGGTCAGGAGGGGGTACTGGGGAAACAAGATCGGCCAGCCCCACACCGTCCCGTGCAAGGTGACTGGCAAGTGTGGGTCCGTGACGGTGCGCATGGTGCCGGCGCCAAGGGGGTCTGGAATCGTGGCGGCCCGCGTGCCCAAGAAGGTTCTCCAGTTCGCCGGCATCGAAGATGTCTTCACCTCGTCGCGTGGCTCCACCAAGACCCTCGGCAACTTTGTCAAGGTGATGACAAATCATCCTTTGCTCTAGATTATGCACTGACAACTAAAACATACACCCAAAGTACATGCTTATTTAGATGTTGTGTGTGAGCTTTTATTTCTTTTGGAGCATTTTTGTTGACATGACCGCCCTATATCTCATTGCATGCCACTCTAGTAGGTACTTTCATTTCACCTGTCCGATCCTGATTCTGGACTCTATTCTTTCATTCGTATGTAATTTTTACGCAAAGTTCTCTGTTCATTCATTCCTCACCAAAGTTACATTGTTTACTAATAATGGTACAACAAAATCAGGTGGCTCATCAAGCCACACATGTTGATCACAGCTCTGAGCCCGTCTTGCTAATTCGTGAGCCACCATGTTTTCTTGGCTGTAGTTGTGCTGAAAACGAATATTTGAAGACCGCTTGTCCCATGGTCTGCCCTAGTTATCTATTATCATTAGATTCTGCTGGGTCTTGTATTTGTTCTGAAATTTGTGTTATGAGCGTAGGCTGTTTCTGTGGCATACATGATTAAATGCTGTCATTGGTCTTAGTGAGTAAATGCGGTCAAACATTTTAGTATTCGACTGCTGCCAGCTCTCTGTGTAATTGTAGTTGGCTCATAATATGTTCATTCCGTATTAGAAATATAACCCAGAGTGGTGTTCTATGCAAGTGGAAATCTGTTAATCAAGCACATTGTGAAGTTGATTACAATGATCTGAAGAATTATCATATATAAACAAACAATCCAGTTAATCATATGGTTTTCAGGTCATCTATGTTTTGTATCTATTAGCATTTGTTCTGCTCAAATGTTTTGTAGGTCTGTGTAAAAGACTGGCTTATACAAATCATGAAATTACCATTTAGATATGGACTCAGCTAGGTCTTGGTTGACCTACAGCTAAGTTAATTCTTGGTCACCCAATTTCGTGTGTAATTCATCTTTAACTGGGAGAAAAGATGGGCAATTACATGCCCATGTGCAATTCTCGTATgcatgaatcacgatgcaaatctaaCTGTTCTAGAATCCACGGAGCAGAAGGGGTTTAGatatactccctccttcccaaatTAGGATGCCTATAGTTGTCAATCAGAGCCAAACTTTTTAAAGTTTGAGAAACTATATACAAAAATGTCAACATCTAAATTTTTTAAATACACGTAAatgaaaaatatatttcatgatggttctaaATATATTAATTTGAGATTATAAATATTGAGACCTTTTTCTATAGTTGGTCAAACTTTGAGAAGTTTGACTTTATCTAAATATTGTAGGCATCCTATTTTGGGATAGAGGGAGTATATCTTACATGATATTAATACTTGTTTTGGATACATTAATTGCTGTTGAAAACCCTTCGTCCAAGTTTTCCTTACTAATAATGCTGGTTGCAAGTACGTGTATGGGCCTAACATTGTTATTTGCAGGCCACCTTTGATTGCCTTATGAAAACCTATGGCTTCCTGACTCCTGACTTCTGGATGGAGA includes these proteins:
- the LOC124677531 gene encoding 40S ribosomal protein S2-4-like produces the protein MADRGGERGGDRGGFGRGFGRGDRGGRGDRGRGGRRGGRRGGRPEEEAWVPVTKLGRLVKEGRFQKMEEIYLHSLPVKEHQIVDTLCPGLKDEVMKITPVQKQTRAGQRTRFKAFVVVGDSNGHVGLGVKCAKEVATAIRGAIILAKLSVVPVRRGYWGNKIGQPHTVPCKVTGKCGSVTVRMVPAPRGSGIVAARVPKKVLQFAGIEDVFTSSRGSTKTLGNFVKATFDCLMKTYGFLTPDFWMETRFVKAPYQEFTDLLASKPKLMIEAPVEKIEA